One segment of Vibrio mimicus DNA contains the following:
- a CDS encoding Flp family type IVb pilin — protein MNSFVRFVKAYLRDEQGATAIEYGILAAGLAAGILAIFGSDGLFINALKDKFQSIIDGMNMSSSGE, from the coding sequence ATGAATAGTTTTGTTCGGTTTGTTAAGGCTTACTTACGTGATGAGCAGGGTGCAACAGCGATTGAGTATGGCATTTTGGCCGCAGGATTAGCCGCAGGAATTTTGGCAATATTTGGTTCTGACGGATTATTTATCAATGCGTTAAAGGATAAATTTCAATCGATCATCGATGGAATGAACATGAGTAGCAGTGGCGAATAG
- a CDS encoding A24 family peptidase, whose amino-acid sequence MANSNYFLLQIITVLLLSWMALSDLQQRKVPNIAVILFAVVVGAVTPLSQGNVLISVVVLSLGMLAFHFRLFGAGDSKLLAVCAYGAGDQWTSLIFITALFGGVLSVMCWIHNWGVQTGFSSKPPVKTVPYAVAICGAAFATLHYM is encoded by the coding sequence GTGGCGAATAGTAATTATTTTTTGTTGCAAATTATTACAGTGCTATTGCTCAGTTGGATGGCATTGAGTGACTTGCAACAGCGTAAAGTACCCAATATTGCGGTCATTCTATTCGCAGTGGTTGTTGGAGCCGTTACCCCGCTTAGTCAGGGAAATGTATTGATTAGCGTGGTCGTGTTAAGTCTTGGAATGTTGGCTTTTCATTTTCGGTTATTCGGTGCGGGTGACAGCAAGTTGCTTGCGGTATGTGCTTATGGTGCAGGTGACCAATGGACATCATTGATTTTCATAACCGCTCTATTCGGCGGTGTGTTAAGTGTGATGTGTTGGATTCATAACTGGGGCGTGCAAACAGGTTTTTCTAGCAAACCTCCAGTCAAGACTGTGCCTTATGCTGTGGCAATTTGTGGTGCCGCTTTCGCCACCCTTCATTATATGTAG
- the vexR gene encoding TetR family transcriptional regulator VexR, with the protein MSELVHYDKQLQILIAAEKLIAEQGFQGLSMHKLAKTANMATGTIYRYFRDKDHLLTEVRLHVSQQIAEVVQTNIQDDMSLQECFRTMWLNIWTLAGSCRDIISNRVQYESLPTTTCCNVRELERKMFAKVELLFDQGKQQGLFKPLDNRLLSALSFETAITLARQYALGFYQLDDSTLDAMIQASWDAITQH; encoded by the coding sequence ATGTCCGAGTTGGTGCACTACGATAAACAACTCCAGATCTTAATCGCCGCAGAAAAATTAATTGCAGAACAAGGGTTTCAAGGACTCTCGATGCATAAATTGGCTAAAACGGCGAATATGGCGACTGGAACGATTTATCGCTACTTCCGCGATAAAGATCATCTGCTGACTGAGGTGCGTTTGCATGTCAGTCAACAAATCGCAGAAGTGGTGCAAACCAATATCCAAGATGACATGTCTTTGCAGGAATGCTTCCGTACTATGTGGCTTAATATTTGGACGTTGGCTGGCTCTTGTCGTGACATTATCAGTAATCGAGTGCAGTATGAGTCTTTACCAACAACAACTTGTTGCAATGTAAGGGAACTAGAGCGGAAAATGTTTGCCAAAGTCGAATTGCTATTCGACCAAGGAAAGCAGCAGGGACTCTTCAAACCTCTCGATAATCGTCTTCTTTCTGCACTGAGTTTTGAAACCGCTATCACTCTTGCTCGTCAATACGCTTTAGGTTTTTATCAACTGGATGATTCAACTCTCGATGCGATGATTCAAGCCAGTTGGGATGCTATTACTCAACACTAA
- the rep gene encoding DNA helicase Rep has translation MKLNPRQDEAVKYVSGPCLVLAGAGSGKTRVITNKIAYLVQQCGYKARNIAAVTFTNKAAREMKERVAQTLGKGESRGLMVSTFHTLGLNIIRREFKALGLKAGFSLFDDQDQLALLKELTEKQLDGDKDLLRLLLSTISNWKNDMLTPPQAKAMAKGEQQQLFAHCFELYQKQMQSYNALDFDDLILLPVLLLRSSEEVRQRWQNRIRYLLVDEYQDTNSSQYELVKLLVGERGRLTVVGDDDQSIYSWRGAKPQNLVLLGEDFPSLKLIKLEQNYRSTSRILRAANILIANNPHVYQKALFSELAEGEKLKVILANNEDHEAERVTAEIIAHKFLNRTEYRDYAILYRGNHQSRLIEKSLTQNRVPYKLSGGTSFFARAEIKDIMAYLRVLVNPDDDNAFLRIVNTPKREIGPATLEKLGSYANMRGKSLFAASFELGLEQHLGGRGLDNLRRFTEWLVAIADNAERGNTVEAVRALVRDIRYEDWLYETSSSPKAAEMRMKNVSDLYSWIVADLEGDNPDQQEKTLKEVVQRLTLRDMMERGEENDDSDAVQLMTLHASKGLEFPYVYLIGAEEGILPHQTSIDEENVEEERRLMYVGITRAQRELTFMVCKERRQFGELIKPTQSRFLDELPQEDIEWEVKKKPVTQEERMAKGQAHIANLRAMFKK, from the coding sequence ATGAAGCTGAACCCAAGACAAGATGAAGCCGTCAAATACGTCTCCGGACCCTGTCTGGTACTGGCGGGTGCAGGCTCGGGCAAAACTCGCGTTATCACCAATAAAATTGCTTATTTGGTTCAACAGTGTGGCTATAAAGCACGCAATATTGCGGCAGTGACGTTTACCAATAAAGCCGCGCGTGAAATGAAAGAGCGCGTTGCTCAAACGCTTGGTAAAGGTGAGTCGCGCGGATTAATGGTGTCCACCTTCCATACCCTTGGTTTAAATATCATTCGCCGTGAATTCAAGGCTCTCGGCCTTAAAGCGGGCTTTTCACTGTTTGACGATCAAGATCAGCTCGCGCTACTCAAAGAATTGACTGAAAAGCAGCTCGATGGCGATAAAGATCTGCTCCGTTTGTTACTCAGCACCATTTCCAACTGGAAAAATGACATGCTGACTCCGCCACAAGCCAAGGCAATGGCGAAAGGAGAACAGCAGCAGCTTTTTGCACACTGTTTTGAGCTTTACCAAAAACAGATGCAGTCTTACAACGCGCTTGATTTTGATGATTTGATTTTACTCCCCGTACTGCTACTGCGTAGTAGTGAAGAAGTCCGCCAGCGCTGGCAAAATCGTATTCGCTATTTGTTGGTGGACGAATATCAAGACACGAACTCTAGCCAGTATGAGCTGGTTAAACTGTTAGTTGGAGAGCGTGGCCGCTTGACCGTGGTAGGGGATGATGACCAGTCTATCTACTCATGGCGCGGTGCCAAGCCACAAAACTTGGTCTTGCTAGGTGAAGACTTTCCGAGTTTAAAGCTGATTAAGTTGGAGCAAAATTACCGTTCCACGAGCCGTATTTTGCGTGCCGCCAATATCTTGATTGCGAATAACCCCCATGTGTATCAAAAAGCACTGTTTTCTGAGTTAGCAGAAGGGGAAAAGCTCAAGGTCATTCTAGCCAATAATGAAGATCATGAAGCGGAACGAGTGACCGCGGAGATCATCGCGCATAAGTTTCTTAATCGAACTGAGTATCGTGACTATGCAATCTTGTACCGTGGTAATCATCAATCGCGACTGATTGAAAAATCACTCACCCAAAACCGCGTACCCTACAAACTGTCTGGTGGCACTTCGTTTTTTGCGCGTGCAGAGATCAAAGACATCATGGCTTACCTGCGAGTGTTGGTGAACCCCGATGATGACAACGCTTTTTTACGGATTGTGAATACACCGAAGCGTGAAATCGGCCCTGCCACCCTCGAAAAGCTAGGCAGTTACGCCAATATGCGAGGAAAAAGCCTATTTGCGGCGAGTTTTGAACTTGGCTTAGAGCAGCATTTAGGTGGGCGAGGGCTAGACAACTTACGCCGCTTCACTGAATGGTTGGTGGCGATTGCTGATAATGCTGAACGTGGTAACACGGTGGAAGCCGTACGCGCGTTGGTGCGCGATATTCGTTATGAAGATTGGCTGTATGAGACCTCTTCCAGTCCGAAAGCGGCCGAAATGCGCATGAAAAACGTCTCCGATCTCTATTCATGGATCGTGGCCGATTTGGAAGGCGATAATCCCGATCAGCAAGAGAAAACTCTGAAAGAGGTGGTACAGCGTTTAACTCTGCGCGACATGATGGAGCGTGGCGAAGAGAACGATGACAGTGATGCAGTACAACTGATGACACTGCACGCCTCAAAGGGCTTAGAATTTCCGTATGTGTATTTGATTGGTGCTGAAGAGGGCATTTTGCCGCATCAAACCAGCATTGATGAAGAGAACGTCGAGGAAGAGCGGCGCTTAATGTATGTCGGGATCACTCGCGCGCAGCGTGAACTGACCTTTATGGTGTGTAAAGAGCGCCGTCAGTTTGGTGAGCTGATTAAACCCACTCAAAGCCGTTTTCTGGATGAGCTACCGCAAGAGGATATTGAGTGGGAAGTGAAGAAAAAACCCGTTACTCAGGAAGAGCGAATGGCCAAAGGCCAAGCGCATATCGCTAATTTAAGAGCGATGTTTAAAAAATAA
- the vexA gene encoding multidrug efflux RND transporter periplasmic adaptor subunit VexA: protein MKKWTFFMLLIAILLFGSVIGFNLFKQKKIAEYLANRPEPEFPVTVTTVNPVDWVPVIEAIGFIEPNQGVTLTTETAGVIDQITFESGTQVAKDQPLVLLDSAVEKANLKSSEARLPAAKAKYERYKGLFTKGSISKESYDEAEANYYALAADIESLKATIARREIKAPFAGVIGIRNVFLGQYLQPGTDIVRLEDTSVMRLRFTVPQTDISRISLNQEVDIFVDAYPQTSFKGSISAIEPAVSVQSGLIQVQANIPNSDGKLRSGMFARANIILPKLDNQVTLPQTAITYTLYGDNVYVITEENGEKRVQQHVVKVGERTKSIAHILEGVKPGDVVVTTGQVRLSNGAKVRVVESDATTPPAETPML from the coding sequence ATGAAAAAGTGGACATTCTTTATGTTGCTTATCGCCATCCTGCTTTTTGGCAGCGTGATAGGCTTCAACCTTTTCAAACAAAAGAAAATTGCCGAGTATCTCGCCAATCGCCCAGAACCTGAGTTTCCAGTCACGGTAACCACTGTCAATCCTGTCGACTGGGTACCTGTCATTGAAGCGATTGGTTTTATTGAACCTAATCAAGGGGTAACGCTAACCACGGAAACGGCGGGCGTCATTGATCAAATTACGTTTGAGTCGGGCACCCAAGTGGCGAAAGATCAGCCTCTAGTTCTACTCGATTCCGCAGTAGAAAAAGCGAACTTAAAAAGCTCAGAAGCTCGTCTTCCGGCAGCAAAAGCCAAGTATGAGCGTTATAAAGGTCTATTTACAAAAGGCTCTATCTCGAAAGAGTCTTACGATGAAGCGGAAGCCAACTACTACGCATTAGCAGCAGACATTGAAAGCCTGAAAGCGACCATTGCTCGCCGTGAAATCAAAGCCCCTTTTGCTGGTGTGATCGGTATTCGTAATGTGTTTCTAGGCCAATACCTGCAACCAGGCACCGATATTGTGCGCTTGGAAGATACCAGCGTAATGCGCCTACGTTTTACTGTGCCTCAAACGGATATTTCGCGTATTTCACTCAATCAGGAAGTCGATATTTTTGTCGATGCCTATCCACAAACGTCATTCAAAGGCTCGATTTCAGCAATTGAACCCGCGGTAAGCGTACAAAGTGGCCTGATCCAAGTGCAAGCGAATATCCCAAATAGTGATGGCAAGCTGCGTAGCGGTATGTTTGCACGTGCCAACATTATTCTGCCTAAGCTAGACAACCAAGTCACCCTGCCACAAACCGCCATTACTTACACACTCTACGGCGATAATGTGTATGTGATCACCGAAGAAAACGGTGAAAAACGTGTGCAGCAACATGTGGTGAAAGTGGGTGAGCGAACTAAGTCTATTGCTCACATTCTTGAAGGCGTAAAACCGGGCGATGTCGTGGTGACTACAGGTCAAGTTCGTCTAAGTAATGGTGCAAAAGTTCGTGTTGTCGAGAGCGATGCAACTACACCACCAGCTGAAACCCCAATGCTGTAA
- a CDS encoding DUF1566 domain-containing protein — MNYSLTLMALLIAPTCLAQQAQVCLPNTDLNPNQRFSHVILNTDIGDYKVVNDAVTGLQWSYCLVGQTLNADQITCDGQPVVPYDEAPVEQYKPNIREKVLDALYTEKQKLGTVGANWRLPNTQELLSIYNDRCYPNTYPAFHFSFGLTEEEINQLANTKVDWSLPEPERNALLAVLSRGKAYKAIYLTTDSALPGDGYFYYSIPFKELSSPIKINGDNPGMLRLVRPIPTTP, encoded by the coding sequence ATGAATTACTCGTTAACATTAATGGCGTTGCTCATCGCTCCCACTTGTCTCGCTCAACAAGCGCAAGTGTGTTTACCCAATACGGATTTAAATCCCAACCAGCGTTTCAGTCATGTCATCCTCAATACGGATATAGGTGACTACAAGGTGGTGAATGATGCAGTGACAGGATTGCAGTGGAGTTATTGCTTGGTTGGGCAAACGCTCAATGCCGATCAAATCACTTGTGATGGTCAACCCGTCGTGCCTTATGATGAAGCACCCGTTGAACAATATAAGCCCAACATTCGGGAAAAGGTACTGGATGCGCTTTACACTGAAAAGCAAAAACTCGGCACAGTTGGCGCAAACTGGCGCTTACCCAATACTCAAGAGCTATTAAGTATCTATAACGATAGATGCTACCCAAATACCTACCCTGCGTTTCATTTTTCGTTTGGGCTTACGGAAGAAGAGATTAACCAACTTGCCAACACCAAAGTGGATTGGTCACTCCCTGAACCAGAACGAAATGCTCTGCTCGCTGTACTTTCTCGTGGTAAAGCGTACAAAGCTATCTATTTAACCACGGATTCAGCACTGCCGGGGGATGGCTATTTTTACTATTCGATACCCTTTAAAGAGCTAAGCTCACCTATCAAAATCAATGGCGATAATCCAGGCATGTTACGCTTGGTGAGACCTATCCCGACAACGCCATAA
- a CDS encoding DUF1566 domain-containing protein has product MLFNRILISIAVALPLIACSDQPGKESNSPPAAGSTVPSLPSATGSGNGSGGTAGSGGTTGSSPTAPDPLTPPIATGPSSFTLSGTVVSSQKNDTYLFKICSGNVCDRWQSTVENGVFEYTFELSQWPQDKSVIIEGNKLDGSARTNTNPEINSKANSYFKTELDNLANLQKWDGNKDGVLNEKEVSKLSLDSVTMAYQTVANYLLANQLKHHAEKPYSEKHQAVRNYLSESSLNTLVTPTEEQLQKFKEHVNGLTAGGNKKFHGEYTMPFTPDQWLALGGKVETPLDQQVIRLNAAQMKTLFQQDNNREATNKQFRLTVQQSALIKGELVYNQQLVLELAALYSLLANHPPIELTLSVWESKTVTDQIKALNPGDGEATHFEGTYNIPLNADHLAQLGLYDSPSGKDATLLVNASTMRDVYQTSQLDIQQKKSGNYRFTVSPIHWPTAENNLLSIGANVLQKLGANPSRPLWRHYRDHIVTEATPVKVYTALEHDFNADLQQEYRFLHKVNELVMANHKHPLKSSILGLAPEKYLRISGRFPPELQSASLKIILGSRPTPKPGEHFDNGRYPERHNPVPLLAEDGQRKTTLDLKGQNGFVAKIALRDIDNHFTLCKPGKPYEEEYKYEYTADEMQDQLTIHIVDEKTGTELRSVLGSFCELAQLDKKIGNGNDILEISELERLNVGYVSTAQSVLLMKMSLSKLGSNNYLHPWRHEQLVAMYRDMPRKQVELLAAVVALQAKGILLGRVINLIEGATFYEDLLALAGMNIYGQYGMLSDNNLLPSLETLQTNLNAKEPIGAILLSNLDVNISHIIQEITALLSTSKVDSYYFKHVRPGSWVTVYPVSSLDPTCQVKYNENQLFGIGVAGKGKNEQGHWMTVRWDAQIGANSYTIGWQTTPFSDISSAANQVSTKKLYATLPALEAKGTYYIRIQSDVGEVSETLEYQPQRVFLADSRVTHGIVGDDSTRGRDSDPSCDPLSGKAKNSNSDGFLGARYIKLDEKGLPLKRQDLTYKQHPFQCVLDAQSGLVWETKRARKENQPYSIHDDDNMYAMAVSESTSDWGASCVLPELNITSSDPVQCNVANQVKWVNQAKLCGLDNWRVPSMLELYSLMNFGRKNRSEMNMDMRYFPLTRVPRTETLYNEKWQVIRQGYTHGFWTTFQSLDQKKNSVFEPLWGTLQRRDIHEPHLLMLVSDGFKTEQQ; this is encoded by the coding sequence ATGTTGTTTAACAGAATATTAATCTCCATAGCGGTAGCTTTACCGCTCATCGCCTGCAGTGATCAGCCAGGGAAGGAGAGCAATTCGCCTCCCGCAGCGGGTTCAACTGTACCTTCTTTGCCATCAGCAACAGGCAGTGGTAATGGATCTGGTGGTACTGCTGGCTCTGGTGGCACTACGGGAAGTTCCCCAACAGCACCCGATCCACTCACTCCACCTATCGCTACTGGGCCGAGCAGCTTTACTTTGTCTGGCACTGTGGTTAGCAGCCAAAAGAACGATACTTATCTGTTTAAAATTTGTTCTGGCAATGTATGTGACCGCTGGCAAAGCACCGTAGAAAATGGTGTATTCGAATACACCTTCGAGCTATCTCAATGGCCACAGGATAAAAGTGTCATTATTGAAGGGAATAAATTGGATGGTTCAGCACGCACCAACACAAATCCAGAAATCAATAGCAAAGCCAACTCTTACTTTAAAACTGAGCTAGATAACTTAGCTAACTTACAAAAATGGGATGGCAACAAAGATGGCGTTCTCAATGAGAAGGAAGTCTCCAAGCTTTCTCTCGATTCGGTCACGATGGCTTACCAAACCGTGGCCAATTATCTGCTCGCAAACCAGCTTAAGCATCACGCCGAAAAGCCTTACTCCGAGAAGCACCAAGCGGTACGTAACTATCTATCGGAAAGTAGTCTCAACACCTTAGTGACCCCGACTGAGGAGCAACTGCAAAAGTTTAAAGAGCACGTCAATGGACTGACGGCAGGAGGGAATAAAAAATTCCATGGCGAATACACCATGCCGTTTACGCCAGATCAGTGGCTCGCATTAGGGGGTAAAGTGGAAACGCCACTTGATCAGCAGGTGATTCGCCTCAATGCGGCGCAAATGAAAACCTTGTTCCAACAAGATAATAACCGTGAAGCCACCAATAAGCAGTTTCGCTTAACTGTACAACAAAGCGCACTAATAAAAGGTGAGTTAGTCTATAACCAACAATTGGTGCTGGAACTAGCAGCCTTATACAGTCTGCTGGCTAATCACCCACCGATTGAATTGACGTTAAGCGTTTGGGAAAGCAAAACCGTTACCGATCAAATTAAAGCCCTCAACCCTGGTGATGGCGAGGCAACTCACTTTGAAGGTACTTACAATATCCCACTTAATGCCGATCATTTAGCGCAACTCGGCCTGTATGATTCACCGTCAGGCAAAGATGCAACCTTGTTAGTCAATGCCAGTACCATGCGTGATGTTTATCAAACCTCGCAATTAGATATTCAGCAGAAAAAATCCGGTAACTACCGTTTCACCGTTTCGCCGATTCATTGGCCTACCGCGGAGAATAATCTGTTAAGTATCGGTGCCAATGTGCTGCAAAAATTAGGGGCTAACCCCTCACGCCCACTATGGCGTCACTACCGCGACCATATTGTGACAGAGGCGACCCCCGTAAAGGTCTATACTGCGCTTGAGCACGATTTTAATGCCGACTTACAGCAAGAATATCGCTTTTTACATAAGGTGAATGAGTTGGTGATGGCCAATCATAAACACCCCTTGAAGTCATCCATACTGGGTTTGGCACCAGAAAAATACCTGCGGATCAGTGGCCGTTTCCCGCCAGAACTGCAATCCGCTTCTCTCAAAATTATTTTAGGTAGCCGACCAACCCCAAAACCAGGCGAGCATTTTGATAATGGCCGCTATCCGGAGCGCCACAATCCAGTACCTTTATTGGCCGAAGATGGCCAAAGGAAAACGACATTAGACTTAAAAGGGCAAAATGGGTTTGTCGCCAAAATCGCCCTGCGCGATATTGATAACCACTTCACTCTTTGCAAACCCGGCAAACCCTATGAAGAAGAATACAAGTACGAATACACTGCCGATGAGATGCAAGATCAGCTCACCATACATATTGTGGATGAAAAAACCGGAACCGAGCTGCGCTCAGTACTTGGATCGTTTTGTGAGTTGGCTCAGCTTGATAAAAAAATCGGTAATGGTAATGACATTCTTGAGATCAGCGAGTTAGAGCGTTTGAATGTCGGTTATGTCAGCACAGCGCAGAGTGTGCTGCTCATGAAAATGTCATTAAGTAAACTAGGTTCAAACAACTATTTGCACCCTTGGCGACATGAACAATTAGTGGCTATGTACCGTGATATGCCACGTAAACAAGTTGAACTGCTAGCCGCCGTGGTCGCCTTGCAAGCCAAAGGCATTCTCCTTGGCAGAGTGATCAACTTGATTGAAGGTGCAACTTTTTACGAAGATTTACTCGCTTTAGCGGGCATGAACATCTACGGGCAATATGGCATGTTGTCAGATAATAACCTTTTGCCAAGCTTAGAAACACTTCAGACCAATCTCAATGCCAAAGAACCCATTGGGGCAATTTTGCTCAGTAATTTAGATGTGAATATTTCTCATATTATTCAAGAAATCACCGCATTACTCAGCACCTCTAAGGTAGACAGCTATTACTTTAAACATGTACGCCCAGGCAGTTGGGTCACTGTGTATCCAGTCAGTTCACTCGACCCAACCTGTCAGGTTAAATACAATGAAAATCAGTTATTTGGCATCGGTGTTGCGGGTAAAGGAAAAAATGAACAAGGTCATTGGATGACAGTTCGCTGGGATGCACAAATCGGAGCTAATAGTTACACCATAGGTTGGCAAACGACCCCATTCAGTGACATTAGTAGTGCCGCTAATCAAGTATCCACTAAAAAACTCTATGCCACTTTGCCAGCACTTGAAGCTAAGGGAACTTACTATATTCGTATTCAGAGTGATGTGGGAGAAGTGAGCGAAACGTTGGAATATCAGCCTCAACGAGTCTTCCTTGCCGATTCACGTGTCACTCATGGAATCGTCGGCGATGACAGTACTCGTGGGCGAGACAGCGATCCATCCTGTGATCCTCTCAGCGGCAAAGCCAAAAACAGCAACAGCGATGGCTTCCTCGGCGCTCGCTATATCAAGCTTGACGAAAAAGGCTTACCTCTCAAAAGGCAAGATTTAACCTATAAGCAGCACCCATTCCAATGTGTACTGGATGCACAAAGTGGCCTGGTTTGGGAAACCAAACGAGCACGTAAAGAAAATCAACCTTACTCGATTCACGATGATGACAACATGTATGCCATGGCCGTTTCCGAATCAACCAGTGATTGGGGGGCTTCCTGTGTATTACCGGAACTGAATATTACCTCTTCAGATCCAGTGCAGTGCAATGTGGCCAACCAAGTGAAATGGGTTAACCAAGCCAAGCTGTGCGGCTTAGATAACTGGCGAGTTCCGAGCATGCTCGAGTTGTATAGTTTGATGAATTTTGGTCGAAAGAACCGTTCGGAGATGAATATGGATATGCGTTATTTCCCGCTCACTCGCGTACCGCGTACCGAAACCCTTTACAACGAGAAGTGGCAGGTGATCAGACAGGGTTATACACACGGTTTCTGGACCACATTCCAAAGCCTCGATCAGAAGAAAAATAGTGTATTCGAACCGCTTTGGGGCACACTCCAACGACGCGATATCCATGAACCTCATCTATTGATGTTAGTCAGTGATGGCTTTAAGACCGAGCAGCAATAA